Proteins from a single region of Mumia flava:
- a CDS encoding glutamine amidotransferase, whose protein sequence is MKPFLLLSIRADDAAADDEYAAFLRFSGLEPSDLHRHRLDRDPLPPFDLEAFAGIVLGGGPYNASDPEHQKSPAQRRAEEDLALLLDRVVAADFPFLGACYGIGALGTHQGAVVDRTYAEPIGSVPITLTEDGCADGVFGVLPRRFDAFVGHKEAITSLPPHAVRLAGSAACPVQAFRVGRHVYATQFHPELDVDGLCLRIETYRHAGYFDPSEVDALLAVARSSVVMHPTDVLPRFVQVARARSALLQEPASSRRLGG, encoded by the coding sequence GTGAAGCCGTTCCTGCTGCTCAGCATCCGGGCGGACGACGCCGCCGCGGACGACGAGTACGCAGCGTTCCTGCGGTTCAGCGGTCTCGAGCCGTCGGACCTGCATCGTCACCGGCTCGATCGCGACCCGCTGCCGCCGTTCGACCTCGAGGCCTTCGCCGGGATCGTCCTCGGCGGCGGGCCGTACAACGCGAGCGACCCGGAGCACCAGAAGAGCCCCGCGCAGCGGCGCGCCGAAGAGGATCTCGCCCTCCTCCTCGATCGCGTGGTCGCCGCCGACTTCCCGTTCCTCGGTGCGTGCTACGGGATCGGAGCCCTGGGGACGCACCAGGGCGCCGTGGTCGACCGCACGTACGCCGAGCCGATCGGGTCGGTCCCGATCACGCTGACGGAGGACGGCTGCGCCGACGGGGTCTTCGGCGTGCTGCCGCGGCGGTTCGACGCGTTCGTCGGACACAAGGAGGCGATCACGTCGCTGCCGCCGCACGCCGTCCGGCTCGCCGGTTCGGCTGCGTGCCCCGTGCAGGCGTTCCGGGTCGGCCGGCACGTCTACGCCACGCAGTTCCACCCCGAGCTCGACGTGGACGGGCTGTGCCTGCGGATCGAGACGTACCGCCACGCCGGGTACTTCGACCCGTCGGAGGTCGACGCCCTGCTGGCGGTGGCACGGTCCAGCGTCGTGATGCACCCCACCGACGTGCTGCCGCGGTTCGTCCAGGTCGCCCGGGCGCGGTCGGCGCTGTTGCAGGAGCCCGCGTCGTCGCGCAGGCTCGGGGGATGA